From Deferrisoma camini S3R1, the proteins below share one genomic window:
- the dxs gene encoding 1-deoxy-D-xylulose-5-phosphate synthase, translating to MRPREPVLPRIQGPADLKNLDRAQLEQLAGEIRAFILEKLSPVGGHLASSLGVVELTVALHRVFDSPEDRIIWDVGHQCYAHKILTGRRDRFGTIRQAGGLSGFPKRSESPHDAFGTGHSSTSISAALGMAVARDLAGEARKVVAVIGDGSMTAGLAFEGLNHAGHLDRDLVVVLNDNEMSISPNVGALSSYLSRILTGDLYSRFRKDVEEFLKAIPSLGGAMARLAKRVEEHVKGFFSPGMLFEELGFTYVGPIDGHNVGHLVAAFENVKKFRKPVLVHVVTQKGRGFPPAEKAPTRFHGVGPFDPCNGRSRPGSGAAPSYTAVFRDTLIELAEKDPRIVAITAAMPEGTGLDGFRERFPDRFFDVGIAEQHAVTFAAGLAAEGWKPVVAVYSTFLQRAYDQIVHDVALQGLPVVFALDRAGLVGADGPTHHGAFDLSYLRHVPGVAVLAPADEDELRHALATALALGRPAAVRYPRGPGAGASLEGPPRPWPAAEGRLVLGDPADPGVAVVSAGTVAKAVRQAVERARAEGVQASWFDARYVKPLDREGIVGLASRARGLVTVEENALAGGFGSAVLECLVDEGVALPRVRRLGLPDRFVEHGTQEELRRSVGLDADAVYAAIRDLAG from the coding sequence ATGAGACCGCGAGAACCCGTTCTTCCCCGCATCCAGGGGCCGGCAGACCTGAAGAACCTCGACCGGGCCCAGCTCGAGCAGCTGGCGGGCGAGATCCGGGCGTTCATCCTGGAGAAGCTGTCCCCCGTGGGCGGCCACCTGGCATCCAGCCTGGGGGTGGTGGAGCTCACCGTGGCCCTGCACCGGGTGTTCGACTCGCCCGAGGACCGGATCATCTGGGACGTGGGCCATCAGTGCTACGCCCACAAGATTCTCACCGGCCGGCGCGATCGGTTCGGCACCATCCGCCAGGCGGGCGGGCTCTCGGGGTTCCCCAAGCGCAGCGAGAGCCCCCACGACGCGTTCGGCACCGGCCACTCGTCCACCTCGATCTCCGCGGCCCTGGGAATGGCCGTGGCCCGGGACCTGGCCGGCGAGGCCCGCAAGGTGGTGGCCGTGATCGGCGACGGCTCCATGACCGCGGGGCTGGCCTTCGAGGGGCTCAACCACGCCGGCCACCTGGACCGGGACCTGGTGGTGGTGCTCAACGACAACGAGATGAGCATCTCCCCCAACGTGGGGGCCCTGTCGTCGTACCTCTCGAGGATCCTCACCGGCGACCTGTACTCCCGGTTCCGCAAGGACGTGGAGGAGTTCCTGAAGGCCATCCCCAGCCTGGGCGGGGCCATGGCCCGGCTGGCCAAGCGGGTCGAGGAGCACGTAAAGGGGTTCTTCTCGCCGGGCATGCTGTTCGAGGAGCTGGGGTTCACCTACGTGGGGCCGATCGACGGCCACAACGTGGGCCACCTGGTCGCCGCGTTCGAGAACGTGAAGAAGTTTCGCAAGCCGGTGCTGGTGCACGTGGTGACCCAGAAGGGGAGGGGCTTTCCCCCGGCCGAGAAGGCCCCGACCCGGTTCCACGGGGTGGGCCCGTTCGACCCGTGCAACGGCCGGAGTCGGCCCGGCTCGGGGGCCGCCCCGAGCTACACCGCGGTGTTCCGCGACACCCTGATCGAGCTGGCCGAGAAGGACCCCCGGATCGTGGCCATCACGGCGGCCATGCCCGAGGGGACCGGGCTCGACGGGTTTCGGGAGCGGTTTCCCGACCGGTTCTTCGACGTGGGCATCGCCGAGCAGCACGCCGTGACCTTTGCCGCCGGTCTGGCGGCCGAGGGGTGGAAGCCGGTGGTGGCCGTCTACTCCACCTTCCTCCAGCGGGCCTACGACCAGATCGTGCACGACGTGGCGCTCCAGGGCCTGCCGGTGGTGTTCGCCCTGGACCGGGCCGGCCTGGTGGGGGCGGACGGACCCACCCACCACGGCGCGTTCGACCTCTCCTACCTGCGCCACGTGCCCGGCGTGGCCGTGCTGGCCCCGGCCGACGAGGACGAGCTGCGCCACGCCCTGGCCACGGCCCTGGCCCTGGGTCGGCCGGCCGCGGTGCGCTACCCCAGGGGGCCGGGTGCGGGCGCCAGCCTGGAGGGGCCTCCCCGGCCGTGGCCCGCGGCCGAGGGCCGGCTGGTGCTGGGCGACCCGGCTGATCCAGGGGTGGCGGTGGTGTCGGCGGGCACCGTGGCGAAGGCCGTGCGGCAGGCCGTGGAACGGGCCCGGGCCGAGGGGGTTCAAGCGTCGTGGTTCGACGCCCGATACGTAAAGCCACTGGATCGTGAGGGAATCGTGGGCCTGGCCTCCCGGGCCCGGGGCCTGGTGACCGTGGAGGAGAACGCCCTGGCCGGCGGGTTCGGCTCGGCCGTGCTGGAGTGCCTGGTGGACGAGGGGGTGGCCCTGCCCCGGGTGCGGCGCCTGGGCCTGCCGGACCGGTTCGTGGAGCACGGCACCCAGGAGGAGCTCCGGCGGTCGGTGGGGCTCGACGCCGACGCCGTGTATGCGGCCATCCGGGATCTGGCGGGGTGA
- a CDS encoding TlyA family RNA methyltransferase — protein sequence MSRGVRIDELLVERGLAPTRQKARALVLAGLVVAGDRRVDKPGQRVDPASEVRLKGEHCPYVSRGGLKLEAGLRAFGLRPEGRVCADVGASTGGFTDCLLQHGARRVYAIDVGYGQLAWKLRQDPRVVSLERQNIRTLPADAVPEPVDLAVVDTSFISLALVLPRVWGLLRPGGEVVALVKPQFEVGREHVGKGGVVRDPELRRQALERVLDTARRIGYEVLGTVESPVPGAKKGNVEFLAHLLRPGTRGETR from the coding sequence GTGAGCCGGGGCGTCCGGATCGACGAGCTGCTGGTGGAGCGGGGGCTCGCCCCCACGCGCCAGAAGGCCCGGGCCCTGGTGCTGGCCGGCCTGGTGGTGGCGGGGGACCGGCGGGTGGACAAGCCGGGCCAGCGGGTGGACCCGGCCTCCGAGGTCCGGCTGAAGGGGGAGCACTGCCCCTATGTGAGCCGGGGCGGGCTCAAGCTGGAGGCCGGGCTCCGGGCGTTCGGCCTGCGGCCCGAGGGTCGGGTCTGCGCCGACGTGGGTGCGAGCACCGGGGGGTTCACGGACTGCCTGCTCCAGCATGGGGCCCGGCGGGTGTACGCCATCGACGTGGGCTACGGCCAACTGGCCTGGAAGCTGCGCCAGGACCCCCGGGTGGTGAGCCTGGAAAGGCAAAACATCCGCACCCTGCCGGCCGACGCCGTGCCCGAGCCCGTGGACCTGGCCGTGGTGGACACCTCGTTCATCTCCCTGGCCCTGGTGCTCCCCCGGGTCTGGGGTCTGCTCCGGCCCGGCGGGGAGGTGGTGGCCCTGGTGAAGCCCCAGTTCGAGGTGGGCCGGGAGCACGTGGGCAAGGGCGGGGTGGTTCGCGATCCCGAGCTGCGGCGGCAGGCCCTCGAGCGGGTCCTGGACACGGCCCGCCGGATCGGGTACGAGGTGTTGGGCACGGTGGAGAGCCCCGTGCCCGGGGCAAAGAAGGGCAACGTGGAGTTCCTGGCCCACCTGCTGAGGCCGGGAACGCGGGGGGAGACGAGGTAG
- a CDS encoding GTP-binding protein, producing MAIFNYAARELTAKIVYYGPGLSGKTTSIQYIHSRISPKNRGKLVSLATETDRTLFFDFFPVDFGRVGGFRVKFNFYTVPGQVFYNTTRKLVLKGADGVVFVADSQPGMMEQNLESLENLKENLKAHGIDWETVPFVIQYNKRDLPGALPVEEMRRHLNPRGVPDFATTATTGEGVMEAMKTICKMVLEDIQRKQRRGAGRQAAAKPAPTKPAPAERAEAPPEPAAGGKVQDIREVQARAARRAAEAEPPRVERTLVVPVQGAGPTNVQVAIPLELEIQEGVEAVQLQVHIRVEYLTGGAGEVRLREATAQEARPAPPKKRGFLARLFGRG from the coding sequence ATGGCGATCTTCAACTACGCAGCCCGGGAACTCACCGCCAAGATCGTGTACTACGGGCCGGGCCTGTCGGGAAAGACCACGAGCATCCAGTACATCCACTCCCGGATCAGCCCCAAGAACCGGGGGAAGCTGGTGAGCCTGGCCACCGAGACGGACCGGACCCTGTTCTTCGACTTCTTCCCGGTGGACTTCGGCCGGGTGGGGGGGTTCCGGGTGAAGTTCAACTTCTACACCGTACCCGGCCAGGTGTTCTACAACACCACCCGCAAGCTGGTGCTCAAGGGCGCGGACGGTGTGGTGTTCGTTGCCGACTCCCAGCCCGGCATGATGGAGCAGAACCTGGAGAGCCTGGAGAACCTGAAGGAGAACCTGAAGGCACACGGCATCGACTGGGAGACCGTGCCGTTCGTCATCCAGTACAACAAGCGCGACCTGCCGGGGGCTCTGCCCGTGGAGGAGATGCGCCGCCACCTGAACCCCCGGGGGGTGCCGGACTTCGCCACCACCGCCACCACGGGCGAGGGCGTGATGGAGGCGATGAAGACCATCTGCAAGATGGTCCTGGAGGACATCCAGCGCAAGCAGCGCCGGGGCGCCGGCCGCCAGGCCGCGGCCAAACCCGCGCCGACCAAGCCGGCGCCGGCCGAGCGGGCCGAGGCGCCGCCCGAGCCGGCGGCCGGGGGCAAGGTGCAGGACATCCGGGAGGTGCAGGCCCGGGCGGCCCGCAGGGCGGCCGAGGCCGAACCCCCCCGGGTGGAGCGGACCCTGGTTGTGCCCGTGCAGGGCGCCGGCCCCACGAACGTGCAGGTGGCCATCCCGTTGGAGCTGGAGATCCAGGAGGGGGTGGAGGCGGTCCAGCTCCAGGTGCACATCCGGGTGGAGTACCTGACCGGCGGGGCCGGGGAGGTCCGCTTGCGGGAGGCGACCGCCCAGGAGGCCCGACCGGCCCCTCCGAAGAAGAGGGGGTTCCTCGCCCGTCTGTTCGGCCGCGGGTAG
- a CDS encoding SAM-dependent methyltransferase, which translates to MEPPVYFIGAGPGAPDYLTLEGLRALERCVAVLAPASFQRSFSDLLAGKDLESPFALPHAGVVGWIEERLARGPVGVLIPGDFSVFCPFQSFVAAFGPRARVIPGVGAHAAAAALLRKTFDLPEVAHATVITSPRAFGRAGSSITLRDFAKPGHTLVLYMNDRPLTELAAELRAGYGADVPIAIVENIGCPDERVTVATLDTIADRLGDRDPFGLGSSDPEPALALVVVGEVLARDEDPSWWDRRYESVWKPRKMR; encoded by the coding sequence ATGGAGCCCCCGGTCTACTTCATCGGGGCGGGGCCCGGCGCGCCGGACTACCTGACCCTGGAGGGGCTGCGCGCCCTCGAGCGGTGCGTCGCGGTCCTGGCCCCGGCCTCGTTCCAGCGCAGCTTCTCGGACCTGCTGGCCGGCAAGGACCTGGAGAGCCCCTTCGCCCTGCCCCATGCCGGGGTGGTGGGCTGGATCGAGGAGCGGCTGGCCCGGGGGCCGGTGGGGGTGCTGATCCCAGGGGACTTCAGCGTGTTCTGCCCCTTCCAGTCGTTCGTGGCCGCCTTCGGTCCCCGGGCCCGGGTGATCCCCGGGGTGGGGGCCCATGCGGCGGCCGCGGCCCTGCTCCGGAAGACCTTCGACCTGCCCGAGGTGGCCCATGCCACCGTGATCACCAGCCCCCGGGCGTTCGGCCGGGCCGGCTCGTCCATCACCCTGCGGGACTTCGCCAAGCCCGGTCACACCCTGGTGCTCTACATGAACGACCGCCCGCTGACCGAGCTGGCGGCCGAGTTGCGGGCCGGGTACGGCGCGGACGTGCCGATCGCCATCGTGGAGAACATCGGCTGCCCGGACGAGCGGGTGACCGTGGCCACCCTCGATACGATCGCCGATCGGCTCGGCGACCGGGACCCGTTCGGCCTGGGCTCGTCCGATCCGGAGCCCGCCCTGGCCCTGGTGGTGGTGGGCGAGGTCCTGGCCCGGGACGAGGACCCGTCGTGGTGGGACCGCCGGTACGAGAGCGTGTGGAAGCCGAGGAAGATGAGGTAG
- a CDS encoding peptidase U32 family protein, with protein MVEPASSPTPAGPGILAPVDGPHEVEPLAAAGATDLYGGVWAPAGEPGLSVTQRTFASAHFADEAALRAAIRTARSLGLGFHLTLNAPLYVPQRLESLLALAGRAAEWGATGVIAADPGLLAALADRDLGLVLTLSTLAGALHAEAFRFFQRYGISRAVLPRHLTLEEVGAVCRGVPGVEFEAFVLVGACPNEESLCTFQHVSPSKRWPCEIPYRLTDGGGAPLAADHPLERWHRAWGRADRRLGCGLCAVPRWVEAGVRHLKIVGRGGPTAQKAANVALVAAVTRGEVADVPRAYRQRFGRPCHRLVCYARELWPGRPAS; from the coding sequence GTGGTTGAGCCGGCTTCGAGCCCGACCCCTGCGGGGCCGGGCATCCTGGCCCCGGTGGACGGTCCCCACGAGGTGGAGCCCCTGGCCGCGGCCGGGGCCACCGACCTGTACGGCGGGGTGTGGGCGCCCGCCGGCGAACCGGGCCTGTCGGTCACCCAACGGACCTTTGCCTCGGCCCACTTCGCGGACGAGGCCGCCCTGCGGGCCGCGATCCGGACGGCCCGGTCCCTGGGCCTCGGGTTCCACCTCACCCTGAACGCCCCCCTCTACGTCCCCCAACGCCTGGAAAGCCTGCTGGCCCTGGCCGGCCGGGCCGCCGAGTGGGGGGCCACCGGCGTGATCGCGGCCGACCCGGGGCTTCTGGCCGCCCTGGCGGATCGGGATCTCGGGCTGGTCCTCACCCTGTCCACCCTGGCCGGGGCGCTCCACGCCGAAGCGTTCCGGTTCTTCCAACGGTACGGGATCTCCCGGGCGGTGCTGCCGCGACACCTGACCCTGGAGGAGGTGGGCGCGGTCTGCCGCGGCGTGCCCGGGGTGGAGTTCGAGGCGTTCGTGCTGGTGGGGGCCTGCCCCAACGAGGAGTCCCTGTGCACCTTCCAGCACGTGAGCCCCTCGAAGCGGTGGCCGTGCGAGATCCCCTATCGCCTCACGGACGGAGGCGGCGCGCCCCTGGCGGCCGACCACCCCCTGGAGCGGTGGCATCGGGCCTGGGGCCGGGCCGACCGAAGGCTGGGGTGCGGGCTGTGCGCCGTGCCCCGGTGGGTGGAGGCCGGAGTGCGGCACCTCAAGATCGTGGGCCGCGGTGGGCCCACGGCCCAGAAGGCGGCCAACGTGGCGCTCGTGGCCGCCGTGACCCGGGGCGAGGTGGCCGACGTGCCCCGCGCCTACCGCCAGCGGTTCGGCCGGCCGTGCCACCGGCTCGTGTGCTACGCCCGGGAGCTGTGGCCGGGCCGGCCGGCGTCCTGA
- a CDS encoding endonuclease/exonuclease/phosphatase family protein — translation MPHRELRLATYNLENLGVRPDEDTPQTRARTPKHLEALRRAIRRLDADAVAFQELVDPELLDPLLDGLGYPHVALAERGPSPLRCGVFSRFPLSDGRSVAAGIDLEVVDRRAGLEVAIRGAFSRPALQVTWDVPGFPITLIVVHWKSKIPSYTRELQGQGQADRWQSLGDAGEGRLVTEAKRLAQAVQIRRAVDHLLRRDPEARVVVLGDFNDGLDSEGLRIVAGDARACDSPSLAPLELVACEEAIPADRRFTQMYRGRKEMLDHILISQALLPHFAGAEVHNERLRPALEGPGFDPFDAGSDHAPLLARFRVPGR, via the coding sequence GTGCCACATCGGGAGCTGCGGCTGGCCACCTACAACCTGGAGAACCTGGGCGTGCGGCCCGACGAGGACACCCCCCAGACGCGGGCCCGGACCCCCAAGCACCTCGAGGCCTTGCGCCGGGCCATCCGGCGCCTGGACGCGGATGCGGTGGCGTTCCAGGAGCTGGTGGACCCGGAGCTTCTCGATCCCCTCCTGGACGGCCTGGGCTACCCCCACGTGGCCTTGGCCGAGCGGGGCCCGAGCCCGCTGCGGTGCGGCGTGTTCTCCCGGTTCCCCCTTTCCGACGGCCGCAGCGTGGCCGCTGGCATCGACCTGGAGGTGGTGGACCGCCGGGCCGGGCTGGAGGTGGCGATCCGGGGTGCGTTCAGCCGGCCGGCCCTACAGGTGACCTGGGACGTGCCCGGGTTCCCGATCACGCTGATCGTGGTCCACTGGAAGTCCAAGATCCCGTCCTACACCCGCGAGCTCCAGGGTCAGGGCCAGGCCGACCGGTGGCAGAGCCTGGGGGACGCCGGGGAGGGGCGGCTCGTGACCGAGGCCAAGCGCCTGGCCCAGGCCGTGCAGATCCGCCGGGCGGTGGACCACCTGCTGCGGCGGGACCCCGAGGCCCGGGTGGTGGTGCTGGGGGACTTCAACGACGGCCTCGACTCCGAGGGGTTGCGCATCGTGGCCGGCGATGCTCGGGCCTGCGACAGCCCATCCCTGGCCCCGTTGGAGCTGGTGGCCTGCGAGGAGGCGATCCCGGCCGACCGGCGGTTCACCCAGATGTACCGGGGCCGCAAGGAGATGCTCGACCACATCCTGATCTCCCAGGCCCTCCTGCCCCATTTTGCCGGGGCCGAGGTTCACAACGAGCGGCTCCGGCCCGCCCTGGAGGGACCGGGGTTCGACCCCTTCGACGCGGGCTCGGACCACGCCCCCCTCCTGGCCCGGTTCCGGGTGCCCGGACGTTGA
- a CDS encoding TlpA family protein disulfide reductase, translating into MRLSFPVAAVVVAALFLCGFRAPAADTYGGVDTPVPDLTLQDLDGRPATISGTIRGWTLLKFGTTWCPQCELQVEELNRLTPELERRGVLVVEVFLREGADVVAPKVRAKPRTYPHRILLDPEGEAIPAYKVRVIPRLVLVDPQGRARSDTRFLTADQLEDTLARLSVAPVGRASGDD; encoded by the coding sequence GTGCGCCTTTCCTTCCCCGTGGCCGCCGTGGTGGTCGCGGCCCTCTTCCTGTGTGGGTTTCGGGCCCCTGCGGCCGACACCTACGGCGGGGTCGACACCCCCGTGCCGGACCTTACGCTCCAGGACCTGGACGGCCGGCCCGCGACGATCTCCGGAACGATCCGGGGCTGGACCCTTTTGAAGTTCGGCACCACCTGGTGCCCCCAGTGCGAGCTCCAGGTGGAGGAGCTCAACCGCTTGACGCCGGAGCTGGAGAGACGGGGGGTGCTGGTGGTGGAGGTGTTCCTCCGGGAGGGGGCGGACGTGGTGGCCCCCAAGGTCCGGGCGAAACCCCGCACGTACCCCCACCGGATCCTGCTGGACCCCGAGGGCGAGGCCATCCCGGCCTATAAGGTCCGGGTGATCCCCCGACTGGTGCTGGTGGACCCCCAGGGACGGGCCCGGAGCGACACCCGGTTCCTGACGGCGGACCAGCTCGAAGACACCCTGGCCCGCCTCTCCGTGGCCCCGGTCGGGAGGGCCTCGGGGGACGACTGA
- a CDS encoding sulfite exporter TauE/SafE family protein: MTWLWFPALGLGAGWAAGFLGIGGGVFLVPGFMELFRLLGYPPARVATAIGTSKAVVLLAAAAALRVQARAGRVDRALVRRLAPAVVTGAVLGGALAAKAHPAALQGAFGGFLVLLGLGQWLPRPGSWRRSLAPSLLAAAAGLTAAVASVFGIGGGVLFVPLLTGPGRQPAHQAVGTAAGLMLFSAAPATAVYVALGIQAANPVPATLGFVHLPAWILAGGAALTAARWGARCSQGARPVTLRRGLGLALLVTGARVLWAR, encoded by the coding sequence GTGACCTGGCTGTGGTTCCCGGCCCTGGGTCTGGGCGCGGGGTGGGCCGCCGGGTTCCTGGGGATCGGGGGCGGCGTGTTCCTGGTGCCCGGGTTCATGGAGCTGTTCCGGTTGTTGGGCTATCCCCCCGCCCGGGTGGCCACGGCCATCGGCACGTCCAAGGCCGTGGTGCTCTTGGCGGCCGCGGCCGCGCTGCGGGTCCAGGCCCGGGCCGGCCGGGTGGACCGGGCCCTGGTACGGCGCCTGGCCCCGGCCGTGGTGACCGGCGCCGTTCTGGGAGGGGCCCTCGCAGCGAAGGCTCATCCAGCAGCCCTCCAGGGGGCGTTCGGCGGCTTCCTGGTCCTCCTGGGCCTCGGCCAATGGCTCCCCCGCCCCGGGTCGTGGCGCCGAAGCCTTGCCCCGTCGCTCCTCGCCGCGGCCGCGGGGCTGACCGCCGCCGTGGCCTCGGTGTTCGGGATCGGCGGCGGGGTGCTCTTCGTGCCGCTGCTCACGGGGCCGGGGCGGCAACCGGCCCACCAGGCAGTGGGCACGGCCGCGGGGCTCATGCTGTTCTCGGCGGCCCCGGCCACGGCCGTGTACGTGGCGCTGGGCATCCAAGCCGCGAACCCCGTCCCGGCCACCCTGGGGTTCGTGCACCTGCCCGCGTGGATCCTGGCCGGAGGGGCCGCCCTCACCGCCGCCCGGTGGGGAGCCCGCTGCTCCCAGGGGGCCCGGCCCGTGACCCTTCGAAGGGGGTTGGGCCTCGCGTTGCTCGTAACCGGCGCCAGGGTCCTGTGGGCCCGGTGA
- a CDS encoding secondary thiamine-phosphate synthase enzyme YjbQ, producing the protein MHTLSVKTPRRECFVDITREVARAVEGTDAVLCTVFVPHTTAGVTINENADPDVAADLLAHLAELVPRNGPYRHAEGNSDAHVKATLVGSSVQVPVAGGRLVLGTWQGIYLAEFDGPRTRKVHVMVHRG; encoded by the coding sequence ATGCATACGCTTTCCGTGAAGACGCCACGCCGGGAGTGCTTCGTGGACATCACCCGCGAGGTGGCTCGGGCCGTGGAGGGAACGGACGCGGTGCTGTGCACGGTGTTCGTGCCCCATACCACGGCCGGCGTCACCATCAACGAGAACGCCGACCCGGACGTGGCCGCCGACCTCCTGGCCCACCTGGCCGAGCTCGTGCCCCGCAACGGGCCGTACCGGCACGCCGAGGGCAACTCCGACGCCCACGTCAAGGCCACCCTGGTGGGGTCCTCGGTCCAGGTGCCGGTGGCCGGGGGCCGGCTGGTCCTCGGAACCTGGCAGGGGATCTACCTGGCCGAGTTCGACGGCCCGCGCACCCGAAAGGTCCACGTGATGGTCCACCGTGGGTGA
- a CDS encoding metallophosphoesterase family protein, with translation MAVWAIGDVHGCRELLEGLWEEISPGPGDTVVLLGDLIDRGPDPAGVLWFVRERARTGRVVALRGNHEDLCLRWHRARSEADRGLWMANAGYTTLESYGFAPGDPAAELPAEDLAFLQAMPLWHREEGVVFVHAGLRPGVPLEEQDPEDLLWIRDEFYRHPEAFRERIVFGHTPFRRVLRNGPLVGIDTGAVYGGCLTAYEPFEERVVQVGAEDGGRFAW, from the coding sequence ATGGCGGTCTGGGCCATCGGAGACGTACACGGGTGCCGGGAGCTCCTCGAAGGGCTGTGGGAGGAGATCTCCCCGGGCCCGGGGGACACGGTGGTGCTCCTGGGAGACCTGATCGACCGGGGCCCGGACCCGGCCGGGGTGCTGTGGTTCGTGCGGGAGCGGGCCCGCACGGGCCGGGTCGTGGCCCTTCGAGGCAACCACGAGGACCTGTGCCTGCGCTGGCACCGTGCCCGGTCCGAGGCGGACCGGGGCCTCTGGATGGCCAACGCCGGGTACACCACCCTGGAGAGCTACGGGTTCGCCCCCGGGGACCCGGCCGCCGAGCTGCCCGCCGAGGACCTGGCGTTCCTCCAGGCCATGCCCCTGTGGCACCGGGAGGAGGGGGTGGTGTTCGTGCACGCCGGGCTCCGGCCCGGGGTCCCCCTCGAGGAGCAGGACCCCGAGGACCTGCTGTGGATCCGCGACGAGTTCTACCGGCATCCCGAGGCGTTTCGGGAGCGGATCGTGTTCGGCCACACCCCGTTTCGGCGGGTGCTGCGCAACGGCCCCCTGGTGGGCATCGACACCGGAGCCGTGTACGGCGGCTGCCTCACGGCGTATGAGCCGTTCGAGGAACGGGTGGTCCAGGTGGGGGCCGAGGACGGAGGCCGGTTCGCTTGGTAG
- the eno gene encoding phosphopyruvate hydratase — translation MYTITDIVAREILDSRGNPTVEVDVHLSSGVVGRAAVPSGASTGEHEAVELRDGDEARYGGKGVLRAVENVNSSIAPELIGFDVRDQVSIDARLVELDGTPNKEKLGANAILGVSLACAKAAAEASELPLYRYVGGTGASLLPVPLMNILNGGAHADNNVDIQEFMIAPVGAPSFREALRMGAEVYHSLKKILKEKGHRTSVGDEGGFAPDLGSNEEALEVILAAIDRAGYTPGQDVLIALDAAASSFYRGDHYYLEAEAEPKKSADDLIAYWERLVAKYPIFSVEDGLDENDWDGWKGMTDRLGGRVQIVGDDLFVTNTERLRSGIAMGVANSILIKVNQIGTLTETLQAIEMAHKAGYTTVISHRSGETEDTTIADLAVAANAGQIKTGAPCRTERVAKYNQLIRIEENLGAAARYAGPAVAARREG, via the coding sequence ATGTACACCATCACCGACATCGTGGCTCGGGAGATCCTGGATTCCCGCGGGAATCCCACCGTGGAAGTGGATGTCCATCTCTCTTCCGGCGTGGTGGGCCGTGCGGCCGTGCCCTCGGGCGCGTCCACCGGCGAGCACGAGGCCGTGGAGCTCCGGGACGGGGACGAGGCCCGGTACGGGGGCAAGGGGGTGCTGCGGGCCGTGGAGAACGTGAACTCGTCGATCGCACCCGAGCTGATCGGTTTCGACGTGCGCGACCAGGTGTCGATCGACGCCCGCCTGGTGGAGCTGGACGGCACCCCCAACAAGGAGAAGCTGGGGGCCAACGCGATCCTGGGCGTGAGCCTCGCCTGCGCCAAGGCAGCGGCCGAGGCCTCGGAGCTGCCGCTGTACCGGTACGTGGGGGGCACGGGGGCGTCCCTGCTGCCGGTGCCGTTGATGAACATCCTCAACGGCGGCGCCCACGCGGACAACAACGTGGACATCCAGGAGTTCATGATCGCGCCGGTGGGGGCTCCGTCGTTCCGGGAGGCCCTGCGCATGGGCGCCGAGGTGTACCACAGCCTCAAGAAGATCCTGAAGGAGAAGGGCCACCGCACCTCCGTCGGGGACGAGGGCGGGTTCGCGCCCGACCTGGGGAGCAACGAGGAGGCCCTGGAGGTGATCCTGGCCGCCATCGATCGGGCGGGCTACACCCCGGGCCAGGACGTGCTGATCGCGCTGGACGCGGCCGCCAGCTCGTTCTACCGGGGCGATCACTACTACCTGGAGGCCGAGGCCGAGCCGAAGAAGTCCGCGGACGACCTGATCGCGTACTGGGAGCGGCTGGTCGCCAAGTACCCGATCTTCTCCGTGGAGGACGGCCTCGACGAGAACGACTGGGACGGGTGGAAGGGCATGACCGACCGGCTGGGCGGCCGGGTCCAGATCGTGGGGGACGACCTGTTCGTGACCAACACCGAGCGGCTGCGCTCGGGCATCGCCATGGGCGTGGCCAACTCGATCCTGATCAAGGTGAACCAGATCGGGACCCTGACCGAGACCCTGCAGGCCATCGAGATGGCCCACAAGGCCGGGTACACCACCGTGATCTCCCACCGGTCGGGGGAGACCGAGGACACCACGATCGCGGACCTGGCGGTGGCGGCCAACGCCGGCCAGATCAAGACCGGCGCCCCCTGCCGCACCGAGCGGGTGGCCAAGTACAATCAGCTCATCCGGATCGAGGAGAACCTGGGCGCGGCCGCCCGATACGCGGGCCCGGCCGTGGCGGCCCGTCGGGAGGGGTAG
- the ndk gene encoding nucleoside-diphosphate kinase: MERTLAIIKPDATARGIAGKILARIEEEGFTVRAMKMVRLTKKQAEGFYAVHRERPFFGSLTDFMSSGPVVVMCLEREGAIAKWREVMGATNPAEAAEGTIRKLYGVDVEKNSVHGSDAPETAATEIAFFFTGLELV; encoded by the coding sequence GTGGAACGTACCCTTGCGATCATCAAGCCCGACGCCACCGCCCGGGGCATCGCGGGCAAGATCCTCGCCCGCATCGAGGAGGAGGGCTTCACGGTGCGGGCCATGAAGATGGTGCGGCTCACCAAGAAGCAGGCCGAGGGCTTCTACGCGGTGCACCGGGAGCGGCCGTTCTTCGGGAGCCTGACCGACTTCATGTCCAGCGGGCCGGTGGTGGTGATGTGCCTGGAGCGCGAAGGTGCCATCGCCAAGTGGCGCGAGGTGATGGGCGCCACCAACCCGGCCGAGGCGGCCGAGGGCACCATCCGCAAGCTTTACGGGGTGGACGTGGAGAAGAACTCGGTGCACGGCTCTGACGCCCCCGAGACCGCGGCCACCGAGATCGCGTTCTTCTTCACCGGCTTGGAGCTGGTGTAG